The Arachis duranensis cultivar V14167 chromosome 2, aradu.V14167.gnm2.J7QH, whole genome shotgun sequence genome has a window encoding:
- the LOC107474413 gene encoding 40S ribosomal protein S3 — MSLYCSDWACYGVLRFVMENGAKGCEVIVSGKLRAQRAKSMKFKDGYMIFSGQPVKDYIDSAVRHVLLRQFSKFIAEVSCSKECNKKNGTYAQANKPASADDEDMDPTQYLESRLKYLADQKAEGINPYPHNRNDSRVITTCLN; from the exons ATGTCATTATATTGCTCTGATTG GGCCTGCTATGGTGTTTTGAGGTTTGTTATGGAAAATGGCGCCAAGGGATGCGAG GTCATCGTTAGTGGCAAGTTGAGGGCTCAACGTGCTAAATCCATGAAGTTCAAGGATGGGTACATGATTTTCTCAGGGCAACCAGTCAAGGACTACATTGATTCTGCTGTAAGACATGTACTCCTTAGGCAGTTCA GTAAATTTATTGCTGAGGTTTCATGCTCCAAAGAATGTAACAAGAAAAATGGGACTTATGCTCAAGCTAACAAGCCTGCATCTGCTGATGATGAAGATATGGACCCCACT CAATACCTTGAGAGCAGGCTCAAGTACCTTGCGGATCAGAAGGCTGAAGGGATTAACCCATACCCACACAACAGAAATGATAGTAGAGTCATTACAACATGTTTAAATTGA